In one Lolium rigidum isolate FL_2022 chromosome 3, APGP_CSIRO_Lrig_0.1, whole genome shotgun sequence genomic region, the following are encoded:
- the LOC124694487 gene encoding flavin-containing monooxygenase FMO GS-OX-like 2 isoform X2: MPSRVAVIGAGAAGLVAARELRREGHDPVIFERAAEVGGTWLYDPAASADPLGAGAVHSSLYASLRTNLPREIMGFLDFPFVAGEVSGSDPRRFPGHEEVQRYLEAFARRFDLYGLVRLRTEVVRVRRNASTGSWLASYCSRKLAGAGSDELEEEEEEEEEFDAVVVCNGHFTEPRLADIAGIDAWPGKQLHSHNYRVPDPFHGQVVVIIGYRPSGMDISREIAGVAKEVHVATRSVPCEVQSTTAHPNLWLHSMIDHAEEDGTVVFQDGSQVKADTILHCTGYKYKFPFLDESDDAIGIFVDENRVGPLYKHVFPPQLAPHISFIGLPFKAIPFPLFQLQSNWVVGVLSGRIDLPFQEEMMQDVKTYYLEMEARGCPKRYTHGLQLAFEYEDWLVEQCGLENIEVWRKEIYVGAKPKMLDRPESYRDKWDDDHDLLAQAYHDFKEYI, translated from the exons ATGCCATCTCGGGTCGCCGTAATCGGCGCGGGAGCTGCCGGCCTGGTGGCTGCGCGCGAGCTGCGGCGCGAGGGCCACGACCCCGTCATCTTCGAGCGCGCCGCCGAAGTGGGCGGCACCTGGCTCTACGACCCGGCAGCCTCGGCTGATCCGCtcggcgccggcgccgtccaCTCGAGCCTCTACGCCTCCCTCCGCACCAACCTGCCCCGCGAGATCATGGGCTTCCTCGACTTCCCCTTCGtcgccggcgaggtctccggcagcGACCCGCGCAGATTCCCCGGGCACGAGGAGGTGCAACGGTATCTTGAAGCGTTCGCGCGGCGGTTCGACCTCTACGGGCTGGTCCGGCTCCGGACGGAGGTGGTCCGCGTCCGCAGGAACGCCAGCACGGGGAGCTGGTTGGCATCGTACTGCTCCAGGAAGCTTGCCGGCGCCGGCAGTGATGaacttgaggaggaggaggaggaagaggaggagttcGACGCCGTTGTCGTCTGCAATGGCCACTTCACGGAGCCGCGTCTCGCCGACATCGCCG GCATAGATGCTTGGCCCGGAAAGCAGCTGCACAGCCACAATTATCGTGTACCCGACCCATTTCACGGCCAA GTTGTGGTGATAATAGGATACCGTCCCAGTGGGATGGACATTTCGAGGGAAATCGCTGGTGTCGCCAAAGAGGTTCATGTTGCCACTCGATCGGTGCCTTGTGAAGTCCAGAGTACAACGGCACATCCCAACTTGTGGTTACATTCCATG ATAGATCATGCAGAGGAAGATGGCACCGTGGTGTTTCAAGACGGCAGTCAGGTCAAAGCTGATACCATCCTACACTGCACTGG ATACAAATACAAATTTCCATTCCTGGATGAGAGCGATGATGCTATTGGTATCTTTGTGGATGAGAACCGTGTGGGCCCATTGTATAAGCATGTGTTTCCGCCACAATTGGCTCCTCACATCTCCTTCATCGGATTGCCTTTCAAG GCTATCCCTTTTCCATTGTTTCAACTCCAAAGCAACTGGGTGGTCGGAGTTCTGTCAGGAAGGATTGACCTCCCATTCCAAGAGGAGATGATGCAAGATGTGAAAACATATTACTTGGAGATGGAAGCTCGCGGATGCCCCAAAAGATACACTCACGGCCTGCAGTTAGCT TTTGAGTATGAGGACTGGCTGGTGGAGCAATGTGGGTTGGAAAATATCGAGGTGTGGAGGAAAGAGATATATGTCGGCGCAAAACCCAAGATGTTGGATCGACCTGAGAGTTATCGAGACAAGTGGGATGATGATCATGACCTATTAGCACAGGCATACCATGATTTCAAAGAGTATATTTGA
- the LOC124694307 gene encoding flavin-containing monooxygenase FMO GS-OX-like 2 — protein sequence MPSRVAVIGAGAAGLVAARELRREGHDPVVFERAAGVGGVWLYDSAASADPLGAGGVHSSLYASLRTNIPRECMGFFDFPFVADESTGDPRRYPGHEEVLRYLEAFARRFDLHGLVRLETEVVRVRRDDASAGWKVSYCSTKLSGAVSEEVEEEVFDAVVVCNGHYAEPRLAGIAGIDGWAGKQMHSHSYRKPEPFHDQVVVIIGYNPSGMDISRDIAGVAKEVHVAIRSAPYGLQSTTAKANLLLHSMIECAEEDGTIVFQDGSRVKADVIIHCTGYKYNFPFLGDGEEAVGICVDDNRVGPLYKHVFPPQLAPHMAFIGLPFKGIPFPLFQLQSNWVAGVLSGRIELPSQEKMMHDVETFYLEMEARGCPKRYTHGLTLTFEYEDWLVEQCGLKKIEEWRKVIHLAARTKVSDQPESYRDKWDDDHLLAQAHNDFTKYF from the exons ATGCCATCTCGTGTCGCCGTGATCGGCGCGGGAGCCGCCGGCCTGGTGGCTGCGCGGGAACTGCGGCGCGAGGGCCACGACCCCGTCGTCTTCGAGCGGGCCGCCGGCGTGGGCGGCGTCTGGCTCTATGACTCAGCCGCCTCCGCCGACCCGCTTGGCGCCGGCGGCGTCCACTCGAGCCTCTACGCGTCCCTCCGCACCAACATCCCTCGCGAGTGCATGGGCTTCTTCGACTTCCCCTTCGTCGCCGACGAGAGCACCGGCGACCCGCGAAGGTACCCCGGGCATGAGGAGGTGCTCCGGTACCTCGAGGCGTTCGCGCGGCGGTTCGACCTCCACGGGCTGGTCCGGCTCGAGACGGAGGTGGTCCGCGTCCGCAGGGACGACGCGAGCGCGGGCTGGAAGGTGTCCTACTGCTCGACAAAGCTCTCCGGCGCCGTCAGCGAAGAAGTAGAGGAGGAGGTGTTCGACGCCGTCGTGGTCTGCAACGGCCACTACGCCGAGCCGCGTCTCGCCGGCATCGCTG GCATAGATGGTTGGGCAGGAAAGCAGATGCACAGCCACAGTTACCGTAAGCCCGAGCCGTTTCATGACCAA GTTGTGGTGATAATAGGATACAATCCCAGTGGGATGGACATTTCGAGGGACATTGCTGGTGTCGCCAAAGAGGTCCATGTTGCCATTCGATCAGCGCCTTACGGACTGCAGAGTACTACTGCAAAAGCCAACTTGTTGCTACATTCCATG ATCGAGTGTGCCGAGGAAGATGGCACCATTGTGTTCCAAGACGGTAGTCGGGTCAAAGCGGATGTCATCATCCACTGTACTGG ATACAAGTACAACTTCCCATTCCTAGGTGACGGCGAAGAGGCTGTTGGTATCTGTGTGGACGACAACCGAGTGGGTCCTCTATACAAGCATGTGTTCCCACCACAACTTGCTCCTCACATGGCCTTCATTGGATTGCCGTTCAAG GGCATCCCTTTTCCATTGTTTCAACTGCAGAGCAACTGGGTGGCTGGAGTTCTATCAGGACGGATTGAGCTCCCATCACAAGAGAAGATGATGCATGACGTGGAAACATTTTACTTGGAGATGGAAGCTCGCGGATGCCCCAAAAGATACACTCATGGTCTGACACTAACG TTTGAGTATGAGGACTGGCTGGTGGAGCAATGCGGGCTAAAGAAGATTGAAGAGTGGAGGAAAGTGATACACCTCGCAGCAAGAACCAAGGTGTCAGATCAGCCTGAGAGCTACCGAGACAAGTGGGATGACGACCATTTGCTGGCACAAGCACACAATGATTTCACAAAGTATTTCTGA
- the LOC124694488 gene encoding flavin-containing monooxygenase FMO GS-OX-like 2: MPPCRVAVIGAGAAGLVAARELRREGHAPVVFERAAAVGGNWLYDEDAPASAADLLRAGGVHSSLYASLRTNLPRECMGFLDFPFVPDPDGGAGTETSYSHDPRRFPGHEEVLRYLEAFARRFDLHGLVRFETEVVRVRRDDASAGWKVSYCSRKLAHGSSEQEEVFDAVVVCNGHLAEPHVADIAGIDTWPGKQMHSHNYRVPDSFHGQVVVVIGSAPSGHEISRDIAGVAKEVHVGRRSPPTSEMQITARANLWLHPMVERAEEDGSVVFKDGSRVKADAIVHCTGYKYNFPFLGDDVGIYVDDNRVGPLYQHVFPPHLAPHISFIGLHIKALLFPLFQLQSNWVAGVLSGRIKLPSQDEMKEHVATFYREMEADVFPKRNTHNLGACTYKYEDWVAEKCGHENIEGWRKEMFIAALKNFAHRRESYQDEWDDDHLLPQAHRDFAKYL; the protein is encoded by the exons ATGCCTCCCTGCCGCGTCGCCGTGATCGGCGCCGGAGCCGCCGGGCTGGTGGCGGCGCGCGAGCTGCGTCGCGAGGGCCACGCCCCCGTCGTCTTCGAGCGCGCCGCGGCCGTGGGCGGCAACTGGCTCTACGACGAAGACGCTCCAGCCAGCGCAGCCGACCTGCTCCGCGCCGGCGGCGTCCACTCGAGCCTCTACGCGTCCCTCCGCACCAACCTGCCCCGCGAGTGCATGGGCTTCCTCGACTTCCCCTTCGTCCCCGATCCCGACGGCGGCGCCGGGACCGAGACCTCCTACTCCCACGACCCGCGCAGGTTCCCCGGCCACGAGGAGGTGCTCCGGTACCTCGAGGCGTTCGCGCGGCGGTTCGACCTTCATGGGCTCGTACGGTTCGAGACGGAGGTGGTCCGCGTCCGCAGGGACGACGCGAGCGCGGGCTGGAAGGTGTCGTACTGCTCGCGGAAGCTCGCCCATGGCAGCAGCGAGCAAGAGGAGGTGTTCGACGCCGTCGTTGTCTGCAACGGTCACTTGGCCGAGCCGCACGTCGCCGACATCGCCG GCATCGATACATGGCCCGGGAAGCAAATGCACAGCCACAACTACCGTGTGCCCGACTCGTTTCACGGACAA GTTGTGGTGGTAATCGGATCAGCGCCCAGTGGACACGAAATTTCGAGGGACATTGCAGGTGTCGCGAAAGAGGTCCATGTTGGGCGTCGGTCACCCCCCACCTCTGAAATGCAGATCACTGCCCGTGCAAACTTGTGGCTTCATCCTATG GTCGAGCGCGCTGAGGAAGATGGCAGCGTGGTGTTCAAAGATGGTAGTCGTGTTAAAGCTGATGCCATCGTGCACTGCACCGG ATACAAGTACAACTTTCCATTCCTAGGTGATGATGTTGGTATCTACGTCGACGACAACCGCGTGGGCCCGCTATACCAGCATGTCTTCCCCCCACACTTGGCTCCTCACATCTCCTTCATTGGGCTGCACATCAAG gctctTCTTTTCCCCTTGTTTCAACTCCAAAGCAACTGGGTGGCCGGAGTCCTATCGGGAAGGATAAAGCTCCCGTCACAAGATGAAATGAAGGAACATGTCGCAACATTTTACAGGGAGATGGAGGCTGACGTATTCCCCAAAAGAAACACTCATAACCTAGGAGCATGCACG TATAAGTACGAAGACTGGGTTGCTGAGAAATGTGGGCATGAGAATATTGAAGGGTGGAGAAAAGAGATGTTCATTGCGGCGCTAAAGAACTTTGCTCATCGCCGTGAGAGCTACCAGGATGAATGGGACGACGACCACCTGTTACCACAAGCACACCGAGACTTTGCCAAGTATTTGTGA
- the LOC124694487 gene encoding flavin-containing monooxygenase FMO GS-OX-like 2 isoform X1, producing the protein MPSRVAVIGAGAAGLVAARELRREGHDPVIFERAAEVGGTWLYDPAASADPLGAGAVHSSLYASLRTNLPREIMGFLDFPFVAGEVSGSDPRRFPGHEEVQRYLEAFARRFDLYGLVRLRTEVVRVRRNASTGSWLASYCSRKLAGAGSDELEEEEEEEEEFDAVVVCNGHFTEPRLADIAGIDAWPGKQLHSHNYRVPDPFHGQVVVIIGYRPSGMDISREIAGVAKEVHVATRSVPCEVQSTTAHPNLWLHSMIDHAEEDGTVVFQDGSQVKADTILHCTGYKYKFPFLDESDDAIGIFVDENRVGPLYKHVFPPQLAPHISFIGLPFKAIPFPLFQLQSNWVVGVLSGRIDLPFQEEMMQDVKTYYLEMEARGCPKRYTHLIVMKLQFEYEDWLVEQCGLENIEVWRKEIYVGAKPKMLDRPESYRDKWDDDHDLLAQAYHDFKEYI; encoded by the exons ATGCCATCTCGGGTCGCCGTAATCGGCGCGGGAGCTGCCGGCCTGGTGGCTGCGCGCGAGCTGCGGCGCGAGGGCCACGACCCCGTCATCTTCGAGCGCGCCGCCGAAGTGGGCGGCACCTGGCTCTACGACCCGGCAGCCTCGGCTGATCCGCtcggcgccggcgccgtccaCTCGAGCCTCTACGCCTCCCTCCGCACCAACCTGCCCCGCGAGATCATGGGCTTCCTCGACTTCCCCTTCGtcgccggcgaggtctccggcagcGACCCGCGCAGATTCCCCGGGCACGAGGAGGTGCAACGGTATCTTGAAGCGTTCGCGCGGCGGTTCGACCTCTACGGGCTGGTCCGGCTCCGGACGGAGGTGGTCCGCGTCCGCAGGAACGCCAGCACGGGGAGCTGGTTGGCATCGTACTGCTCCAGGAAGCTTGCCGGCGCCGGCAGTGATGaacttgaggaggaggaggaggaagaggaggagttcGACGCCGTTGTCGTCTGCAATGGCCACTTCACGGAGCCGCGTCTCGCCGACATCGCCG GCATAGATGCTTGGCCCGGAAAGCAGCTGCACAGCCACAATTATCGTGTACCCGACCCATTTCACGGCCAA GTTGTGGTGATAATAGGATACCGTCCCAGTGGGATGGACATTTCGAGGGAAATCGCTGGTGTCGCCAAAGAGGTTCATGTTGCCACTCGATCGGTGCCTTGTGAAGTCCAGAGTACAACGGCACATCCCAACTTGTGGTTACATTCCATG ATAGATCATGCAGAGGAAGATGGCACCGTGGTGTTTCAAGACGGCAGTCAGGTCAAAGCTGATACCATCCTACACTGCACTGG ATACAAATACAAATTTCCATTCCTGGATGAGAGCGATGATGCTATTGGTATCTTTGTGGATGAGAACCGTGTGGGCCCATTGTATAAGCATGTGTTTCCGCCACAATTGGCTCCTCACATCTCCTTCATCGGATTGCCTTTCAAG GCTATCCCTTTTCCATTGTTTCAACTCCAAAGCAACTGGGTGGTCGGAGTTCTGTCAGGAAGGATTGACCTCCCATTCCAAGAGGAGATGATGCAAGATGTGAAAACATATTACTTGGAGATGGAAGCTCGCGGATGCCCCAAAAGATACACTCA TCTAATTGTTATGAAATTACAGTTTGAGTATGAGGACTGGCTGGTGGAGCAATGTGGGTTGGAAAATATCGAGGTGTGGAGGAAAGAGATATATGTCGGCGCAAAACCCAAGATGTTGGATCGACCTGAGAGTTATCGAGACAAGTGGGATGATGATCATGACCTATTAGCACAGGCATACCATGATTTCAAAGAGTATATTTGA